From the genome of Fusibacter sp. A1:
GATCGCAGCGACGCCAAACTTCCACTCGAATCTAAAGGTAATGTATAAAAGCATACCGACACTTGCTAGAATAATCGCATAGACTGCGCGTTTTTTTATTTCGTCACCGATGGACGGACCGAACTGTTTTGATTCACGGGGTGTATCGTCTGTGATATCAAATTCTGACTTCAATTTTGAAAAGACTTCCATTCGTTGATCATTATTAAGCGAAACCGACGTCTTGATCATCGCCTCGTTGCTTTCTGTACCTATTGCGATGACATCCGGGCTAAGATTGAACTCTTTGATAGAATCCTTAACCTCGTCAAGATCAATCGACTGGTTGAACTCCACTTGAATCATCGTACCGCCACTAAAGTCAATGCCTAGATTGAATCCTGCAATTAGTGCCATTACAAGACCAAGAACAATGATCAGCCCTGATACGCTGAAGAAGATTTTATAATGCTTAGTAAATTTCATCATTTGCTCCCCTTTATGCGCCGTATAATTTAGTGTTTGTTAAGAATTTTGAATGAGAAAACTGATGAAGAATAGTTTTCGTGATGATGATTGCTGTGAACATACTCGTAACAATACCAAGCATAAGCGTTACAGCAAATCCTTTTATCGCACCCTCACCAAAATTAAACAATACTACTGCGGCAATAAGAGTTGTAATGTTCGAATCCGTAATCGTTCTGAGCGCTTTAGAGAAACCATGCCCAAGTGATGCCTTAAGGGTCTTTCCTTCTTTTAGCTCTTCTTTGATTCTCTCAAAGATAATGACATTCGCATCTACAGCCATACCTAAGGATAATACGATACCCGCAACACCAGGTAGTGTCAATGTCGCATGTAGCGAAACCATAAGCATCATGATGATCGCACCATATAGTACAAGCGAAAAGCTTGCAACTAGCCCCGGTAACCTATAATAACCGACCATAAACAAAATGACCAAAGTAAAACCAACCGCTGCGGCTTTTAAACTTGAATCAAGCGCATCACGACCAAGTGTAGGTCCGATTGCTGATGTCTGAAGCTCCTCAAGCTCTGCTGGAAGCGCTCCACCTCTGATAAGTAGTGCAAGTTCTTGCGCTTCTTGTGCTGTGAAGTTCCCTGTAATTTGAGCGTTACCATCCGCTATAACCACACCTACTGATGGTGCGGATATGATCTTGCCATCAAGGATGATCGCGATCTGTCCGTTGCTTCTGTCAGGTAAACCATTGGTAAAACCAATCGATTCAGAAGTTGCGACTCTAAACATGTCCGCACCCTCACTGTTAAGGCTAAGGCTTACAGCCGGATTGTTATACTGGTCCGCTGATAATTTTGCATTTTTTACATATTCACCGTTAAAGATCAAATCCATCTTTTCAGGGTCATATAGTTCACCGGCCTTTACACCGACGCCGTTTTTAACTTGTGCGAACTGAAGTTGTGCAGTCGTTCCGATTAGTTTTAATGCTTCTTGCGCATTCGCAACTCCAGGAAGCTCAATTCTTATTCTGTCCAGGCCTTCGATATAGATATTCGGTTCTGTCAGGCCCAGGGCGTTGATTCTTTGTGATAGAACCAGTTTGGTCTGTTCCATCAGAACTTTAAGGTCATCGCCTGTCTCCTCAGTAACTACTTCATAAACCACTACCACGCCGCCTTCAATATCAAGGCCAAGCTTTAATTGTGATACCAGAGGTTCCACCTGCATTGAGCCTAGGTTGAAACCAAATGCCACCCATGTGGTCATTACCACCATGGATAACAAAATTAGTATAAGTACCGCTCTTTGTTTAAAAGTCATAAGTCACCTACTCGTTCGTCTTGTATGATTTGGACAATGCTACGTATTTTTCCGCCGAATGCTCAAGCGATGTGATCTCTTCTTCTGTAAGTTCTCTGACTACCTTACCTGGCGATCCTACAACTAGACTGCCAGCAGGTATTCTCTTACCTGGTGGGATAAGCGTTCCCGCTCCAATGATGACATTTTTCTCTACATGAGCGCCATCCAATACTATCGCACCCATTCCGA
Proteins encoded in this window:
- the secD gene encoding protein translocase subunit SecD, with amino-acid sequence MTFKQRAVLILILLSMVVMTTWVAFGFNLGSMQVEPLVSQLKLGLDIEGGVVVVYEVVTEETGDDLKVLMEQTKLVLSQRINALGLTEPNIYIEGLDRIRIELPGVANAQEALKLIGTTAQLQFAQVKNGVGVKAGELYDPEKMDLIFNGEYVKNAKLSADQYNNPAVSLSLNSEGADMFRVATSESIGFTNGLPDRSNGQIAIILDGKIISAPSVGVVIADGNAQITGNFTAQEAQELALLIRGGALPAELEELQTSAIGPTLGRDALDSSLKAAAVGFTLVILFMVGYYRLPGLVASFSLVLYGAIIMMLMVSLHATLTLPGVAGIVLSLGMAVDANVIIFERIKEELKEGKTLKASLGHGFSKALRTITDSNITTLIAAVVLFNFGEGAIKGFAVTLMLGIVTSMFTAIIITKTILHQFSHSKFLTNTKLYGA
- the secF gene encoding protein translocase subunit SecF, whose amino-acid sequence is MMKFTKHYKIFFSVSGLIIVLGLVMALIAGFNLGIDFSGGTMIQVEFNQSIDLDEVKDSIKEFNLSPDVIAIGTESNEAMIKTSVSLNNDQRMEVFSKLKSEFDITDDTPRESKQFGPSIGDEIKKRAVYAIILASVGMLLYITFRFEWKFGVAAIIALIHDVLILLSIYAIFRVPVNSAFIAAVLTVVGYSINDTIVVFDRIRDNVKYAKTTNYFRIADDSLNQTVVRSINTSLTTLLVIGALYFLGVESIKELAFPLLAGVAAGTYSSIFIASPVWVLLKNLTKKRAKA